One region of Streptococcus salivarius genomic DNA includes:
- a CDS encoding MATE family efflux transporter yields MKNSSVDLLRGPILRSLLIFALPILISNIFQQLYNTADVMIVGRFLGPDALAAVGASSAIFDLVIGFALGVGNGMGVVIARYYGAQDYRKLRQSVAATVVIGLGLSALVMILGHFGLYPLLRFLGTPASIIGQSYQYISMIVSCVGVTLGYNLCAGLLRAVGDSLTALYFLIFSALVNIVLDLFFITQLHLGVQSAGLATIISQGLSALLCLYYIKKKVTFLLPTKSDFVLDSSLYLDLFGQGMAMGLMNSIVSIGTVTLQYAINGFGPLIISAQVAARRIMSFAVLPLTSLAAGVTTFTSQNFGAKQFKRIVAGLKQSCLVSITWSVIACALLYVASPFLAGLISGSDNAVIIDNASRYLRISSLFYPILGMLFIFRNSLQGLGKKLTPLTSSFIELFGKILFVLLVIPSMGYLGVILCEPLIWIPMTIQLYFALRKHIKRLFVR; encoded by the coding sequence ATGAAAAATTCGTCAGTTGATCTTTTACGAGGCCCTATTTTGCGGTCTCTTTTAATCTTTGCCCTACCAATTCTGATATCCAATATTTTCCAGCAACTCTATAATACTGCGGATGTCATGATTGTAGGACGTTTTCTAGGGCCAGATGCTTTGGCTGCTGTAGGAGCTTCTTCTGCTATTTTTGACTTGGTTATCGGATTTGCCTTAGGTGTTGGAAATGGTATGGGCGTTGTTATCGCACGTTACTATGGTGCGCAAGACTATAGGAAACTTCGTCAGTCTGTCGCGGCCACAGTTGTCATCGGTCTGGGCTTAAGTGCCTTGGTTATGATTCTAGGACATTTCGGGCTCTATCCTTTGCTACGATTTTTAGGGACACCTGCTTCTATCATTGGGCAGTCCTACCAGTATATTTCTATGATTGTCTCCTGTGTTGGGGTAACTTTGGGTTATAATCTGTGTGCTGGTCTCCTCAGAGCGGTTGGTGATAGTCTGACAGCCCTCTATTTTCTGATTTTTTCAGCTCTGGTCAATATCGTTTTAGACCTTTTCTTTATTACACAACTCCATCTTGGGGTTCAATCAGCAGGCTTGGCAACGATTATTTCTCAAGGACTTTCGGCGCTTCTCTGTCTTTACTATATTAAGAAAAAAGTGACCTTCCTTCTTCCAACCAAGTCAGACTTTGTTTTGGATTCAAGTCTTTATTTGGATCTTTTTGGACAAGGAATGGCCATGGGACTCATGAACTCCATTGTTTCTATTGGGACTGTGACCTTACAGTATGCCATTAACGGCTTTGGTCCTCTCATCATTAGTGCTCAAGTGGCGGCAAGACGGATTATGTCCTTTGCTGTTCTCCCTTTGACTTCACTTGCTGCCGGGGTGACTACTTTCACCTCTCAGAACTTCGGTGCCAAACAGTTTAAGCGCATAGTAGCTGGGTTAAAGCAATCTTGTCTTGTTTCTATAACTTGGTCTGTCATTGCTTGTGCCCTCCTCTATGTAGCAAGCCCCTTCTTGGCTGGTCTTATCTCCGGTTCAGATAATGCTGTGATTATTGATAATGCTAGTCGCTACCTTCGTATCAGTTCTCTCTTTTATCCTATTTTAGGAATGCTCTTCATCTTTAGAAATAGCCTACAAGGTCTAGGTAAGAAACTGACACCTTTAACCTCAAGTTTTATTGAGCTTTTTGGAAAAATTCTTTTTGTTCTTTTGGTCATTCCTTCTATGGGCTATCTTGGCGTTATCCTATGCGAGCCCTTGATTTGGATTCCAATGACCATTCAGCTCTATTTTGCCTTAAGAAAACATATTAAACGCTTGTTTGTCAGGTAA
- a CDS encoding ABC transporter substrate-binding protein codes for MKKINLLYLLAILAIISGLLLYYLPDMTSRHNAESNKASQTFKEKTIVHDFGTTELKKAPKHIVILDNLYGEILDPLDITPVGATTGQADSQEFSTLFKKQYKDAKVVSVGWQGNPDLDKIAELKPDLILMTGEQEDLYEELSEIAPTVGYQINTDENWDYHETSLKVAEIFDKRDEMKKDLDRLDAREAVFAENVKAKFGNQKLMYLRVTDNDIRYYAYGHFGYLYDTYHFNRAETFNPDDMFQVIDPDKLKDINPDLLIVQADSQELLDNKLKNTPVWTSLKAVQNNKVIYADYSTYMLGFGIVSQEAIMKQISDEWGLN; via the coding sequence ATGAAAAAAATAAATCTTCTTTATTTATTAGCTATTCTGGCCATCATTTCTGGTCTTTTACTGTATTACTTGCCAGACATGACGTCTAGACATAATGCAGAGTCAAATAAAGCAAGTCAGACTTTTAAGGAGAAAACGATTGTCCATGATTTTGGTACGACAGAGTTGAAAAAAGCTCCAAAACATATCGTTATCCTCGACAACCTCTATGGCGAAATCTTAGATCCTCTGGATATTACTCCAGTAGGAGCGACAACTGGTCAAGCTGATAGTCAAGAATTTTCAACCCTCTTTAAGAAACAATACAAGGATGCTAAAGTGGTTTCAGTTGGTTGGCAGGGTAATCCAGATTTGGATAAGATTGCTGAGTTAAAACCTGATTTAATCCTTATGACAGGCGAGCAGGAAGACCTCTACGAGGAGCTGTCTGAAATTGCACCGACTGTTGGTTACCAAATCAACACCGATGAAAATTGGGACTATCATGAAACCTCTCTCAAGGTGGCAGAAATCTTTGATAAACGTGATGAGATGAAGAAGGACCTCGATAGATTGGATGCTAGGGAGGCCGTTTTCGCAGAGAATGTCAAAGCCAAGTTTGGCAACCAGAAACTCATGTATCTGCGCGTGACTGACAATGACATCCGTTATTATGCTTACGGGCATTTTGGTTATCTCTATGATACTTATCATTTCAATCGAGCGGAAACCTTCAATCCAGATGATATGTTCCAAGTTATCGATCCAGATAAATTAAAAGACATTAATCCGGACCTCCTGATTGTTCAAGCGGATTCTCAAGAACTCCTAGATAACAAACTTAAAAATACCCCTGTCTGGACTAGCCTTAAGGCTGTTCAAAATAACAAGGTTATCTATGCTGATTACTCAACCTACATGCTGGGCTTTGGGATTGTCTCCCAAGAAGCTATTATGAAACAAATTTCTGATGAATGGGGATTAAATTAA
- a CDS encoding DEAD/DEAH box helicase family protein, whose protein sequence is MLDQLSFKGQWRQYQQRVLDKAESFMEDGKIHLVAAPGSGKTTLGIEFIRRFGKPTLILVPTVTIRQQWVDRIKQAFLSDANQAEQIISQDLKNPKVITVATYQALHSAMNQVVGNSLIEDTDDEAQQEHFDFQDFDIRKTFEDLDLGTLCLDECHHLRNEWWKSLEIFRKSFPKIKMISLTATPPYEGEPALWERYISMCGEIDEEITVPELVKEGTLCPHQDYVYFAFPTKEERAQLDRFEKQKLNFLTKLSSDINFSNTIQSSPALSGQIDDDDLLANPKYLSAILIFLRSKELPFPQRFQELLAAKALPTFTLDWFEILLNGIIFQVPNWFGFTEEAFNQLKSDLKANGLIERNQVKLIRNKKQDVLLNQSLGKLNAVRDIFKAEYQALGNNLRQLVLTDFIRKDFQIHLGDNNAQFTQLGVLSYFESIRRELIEQSWTVPVAVLTGSLVVIPTSAKEHLERLIPNSRLSYDVIGQLSQEDYLKVSISGSYHDLVTALTQLFQEGHIQVVIGTKSLLGEGWDAPCVNSLILASFVGSFMLSNQMRGRAIRVWPDNPNKTSNIWHLVSINLSPKKWIEIQNAEEKYDETLELQLYGLSPDLDLLERRMTQFLGLHYQEPTIESGIDRLDLNQITFSQKGLEKLNQNAITLSQKRQELKDRWQQALPLYEDMEVVNQVEIDKQFLPLAYLNDWMKAFLIFQAFAATYFIIDVTKYFIVGKPFVHSLPILLLALLLLAVFWGRYFIYRSPYKRLETFGKAIHQALLDSGQIETKESAPRVVKVSKQAIYNAIYLKGASMREKEIFAQTMTEFFAPIENQRYILKACHKVKDQTEFFAVPSMFEKRKADAESFLRHIQKSLGKYDLIYTRSVQGRPILLEARIKALGNKQERTVTHKKVMSTLE, encoded by the coding sequence ATGTTAGATCAGCTTTCATTTAAGGGACAATGGCGACAGTACCAACAGCGTGTTCTCGATAAAGCCGAAAGCTTTATGGAGGATGGTAAGATTCACTTGGTGGCTGCTCCTGGTTCTGGAAAAACAACCTTGGGAATTGAATTTATTCGACGTTTTGGTAAGCCAACTTTAATTTTAGTTCCAACAGTTACCATCCGTCAACAATGGGTAGATCGGATTAAACAAGCTTTTTTAAGTGATGCTAACCAAGCAGAGCAGATTATTTCACAGGATTTAAAAAATCCAAAAGTAATTACGGTTGCGACCTATCAGGCACTGCACAGTGCTATGAACCAAGTCGTGGGCAATAGTCTTATTGAAGACACAGATGATGAGGCTCAACAAGAGCATTTCGATTTTCAAGATTTCGATATTCGAAAAACCTTTGAGGACCTAGATTTAGGGACTCTTTGTTTGGATGAGTGCCATCATTTAAGAAACGAATGGTGGAAGAGTTTAGAGATTTTTCGTAAATCCTTTCCTAAAATTAAGATGATTTCCTTGACAGCAACACCCCCATACGAGGGAGAACCTGCACTTTGGGAACGTTATATTAGCATGTGTGGTGAGATTGATGAAGAAATTACAGTGCCTGAACTGGTTAAGGAAGGGACGCTCTGTCCTCACCAAGACTATGTCTACTTCGCCTTTCCAACAAAGGAAGAACGTGCACAATTGGACCGGTTTGAAAAGCAGAAACTTAACTTTCTAACTAAACTGTCTTCAGATATAAACTTTTCGAACACTATTCAGTCTAGTCCAGCACTAAGTGGCCAAATTGACGATGATGACCTATTGGCTAATCCTAAATATCTTTCTGCTATCCTGATTTTCTTACGGTCTAAAGAATTGCCTTTTCCTCAACGTTTTCAAGAACTTCTCGCTGCAAAAGCCTTGCCAACTTTTACGCTTGATTGGTTTGAAATCTTGCTTAATGGCATTATTTTTCAGGTTCCAAATTGGTTTGGATTTACTGAGGAAGCCTTTAACCAATTGAAAAGTGATTTGAAAGCAAACGGTCTTATCGAAAGAAATCAAGTTAAACTTATCCGGAATAAGAAACAAGATGTCCTGCTTAATCAATCATTGGGAAAACTCAATGCTGTTAGAGATATTTTTAAGGCAGAATATCAAGCTCTAGGAAATAATCTCCGTCAACTTGTTTTGACAGACTTTATACGTAAGGATTTTCAAATTCATTTAGGTGATAACAATGCTCAATTTACCCAATTAGGTGTCCTCTCTTACTTTGAATCTATTCGTAGAGAATTGATTGAACAGTCTTGGACGGTGCCTGTGGCTGTATTGACAGGAAGTTTAGTGGTTATTCCAACTTCAGCTAAAGAACATCTAGAGCGACTCATTCCTAATTCTCGTTTATCCTATGATGTTATTGGACAGTTGAGCCAAGAGGACTATCTTAAGGTCAGTATTTCTGGTTCCTATCATGATTTGGTTACTGCCCTTACCCAGCTTTTCCAAGAAGGACATATCCAGGTGGTTATTGGGACAAAGTCCTTGTTAGGCGAAGGTTGGGATGCACCTTGTGTTAACTCACTTATTTTAGCTAGTTTTGTTGGAAGTTTCATGCTAAGCAATCAGATGCGAGGTCGTGCCATCCGTGTTTGGCCTGACAATCCTAATAAAACAAGTAATATCTGGCATTTGGTTTCTATTAATTTATCACCAAAGAAATGGATTGAGATTCAAAATGCCGAAGAAAAATATGACGAGACATTAGAGCTACAATTGTATGGACTTAGTCCTGACCTAGACTTGTTAGAAAGGCGTATGACACAGTTTCTAGGTCTCCATTATCAAGAGCCCACTATCGAATCAGGCATTGATCGCCTTGACCTCAATCAAATAACTTTTAGTCAAAAGGGTCTAGAAAAACTTAATCAAAATGCCATTACACTTTCTCAAAAACGTCAGGAGCTTAAGGACCGTTGGCAACAAGCTCTCCCACTATATGAAGATATGGAAGTGGTCAACCAAGTTGAGATCGACAAACAATTTCTACCGTTGGCATACCTTAATGATTGGATGAAGGCCTTTCTTATTTTCCAAGCCTTTGCTGCCACTTATTTTATCATTGATGTAACAAAATACTTTATTGTTGGAAAGCCGTTTGTTCATAGTCTACCGATACTTCTACTTGCTCTTCTTCTACTGGCTGTCTTCTGGGGAAGATATTTTATCTACAGGAGTCCTTATAAACGGTTAGAAACATTTGGTAAAGCTATCCATCAAGCCCTGCTGGATTCAGGTCAGATTGAGACTAAAGAATCTGCTCCTAGAGTGGTAAAAGTCAGTAAACAAGCGATTTATAACGCCATCTATCTCAAGGGTGCTAGCATGAGGGAAAAAGAAATCTTTGCTCAGACTATGACTGAATTTTTCGCTCCTATCGAAAATCAACGCTATATCTTAAAGGCTTGTCACAAAGTGAAGGACCAAACTGAATTTTTTGCCGTTCCAAGTATGTTTGAAAAGCGAAAGGCAGATGCAGAGTCTTTCCTCCGACATATACAAAAAAGCCTAGGAAAATATGATCTTATTTATACGCGAAGTGTTCAAGGACGTCCTATTCTCCTAGAAGCCCGCATCAAGGCACTTGGAAATAAGCAAGAACGAACAGTTACACATAAAAAAGTCATGTCAACTTTAGAATGA
- a CDS encoding nucleoside phosphorylase has product MIHKHEIPILEFDDNPQAVIMPTHEDLGLDLPPRCVYGFLEEEVDRYATSVGAEKVGEFVSATKTYPVYVMTYNGEEICLAQAPVGSAAAAQFLDWLIGYGVKQIISTGTCGVLVDMPENVFLIPTRALRDEGASYHYVAPSRYIDMNEKALVAIEKTLKQKKIPYEEVMTWSTDGFYRETSDKISYRIEEGCSVVEMECAALAAVAQFRGAIWGLLLFTADSLADIENYNQRDWGSEAFDKALELCLDIIVQM; this is encoded by the coding sequence ATGATACACAAACATGAAATCCCAATTTTAGAGTTTGATGACAATCCTCAGGCTGTGATTATGCCGACCCATGAGGATTTAGGTTTGGACTTGCCGCCTAGGTGTGTTTACGGCTTTTTAGAGGAAGAAGTCGATCGCTATGCGACTTCTGTTGGCGCTGAAAAAGTTGGTGAATTTGTCTCTGCAACCAAAACCTATCCTGTTTATGTCATGACTTACAACGGGGAGGAGATTTGCTTAGCTCAAGCTCCAGTTGGATCAGCTGCAGCTGCACAATTTCTTGATTGGCTAATTGGTTATGGCGTAAAGCAAATCATATCAACTGGAACTTGTGGCGTCTTGGTAGACATGCCAGAGAATGTTTTTTTGATTCCGACGAGAGCTTTGCGAGATGAAGGTGCAAGTTACCACTATGTTGCGCCATCTCGCTATATAGACATGAATGAAAAAGCTCTTGTAGCCATTGAGAAAACTTTAAAGCAAAAGAAAATCCCCTATGAAGAGGTCATGACCTGGTCGACAGATGGCTTTTATAGGGAGACATCGGACAAGATTTCCTATCGTATTGAAGAGGGCTGTAGTGTTGTAGAGATGGAATGTGCCGCACTAGCAGCAGTTGCTCAATTTCGTGGAGCTATTTGGGGCTTACTTCTCTTTACTGCAGATTCCCTTGCAGATATAGAGAATTACAATCAACGAGATTGGGGTTCAGAGGCTTTTGATAAGGCTTTAGAGCTTTGTCTGGATATCATTGTCCAGATGTAA
- a CDS encoding zinc-binding dehydrogenase: MKSAVYTKAGQVGLADIDRPQIEAPDDAIIRIVRTCVCGSDLWSYRNPEIEEGHSNSGHEAIGIVEEVGEDVTTVKPGDFVIAPFTHGCGECDACRAGYDGTCDRHIGTNWSGGVQAEYIRFHFANWALVKIPGQPSDYSEGMLKSLLTLADVMPTGYHAARVANVQKGDKVVVIGDGAVGQCAVIAAKMRGASQIVLMSRHEDRQQMALESGATAVVAERGEEGIAKVREILGGGADAALECVGTEAAVDQALGVLHNGGRMGFVGVPHYNNRALGSTFAQNISVAGGAASVTTYDKQVLLKAVLDGDINPGRVFTNSYSLDEINQAYKDMDERKSIKSIIVFD, from the coding sequence ATGAAATCAGCAGTTTACACCAAAGCTGGCCAGGTTGGTCTAGCAGATATTGATCGACCGCAAATTGAGGCTCCAGATGATGCTATTATCCGCATTGTCCGTACCTGCGTTTGTGGTTCCGACCTCTGGAGTTACCGTAATCCTGAAATCGAAGAAGGACATAGTAATAGCGGTCATGAGGCTATCGGAATCGTCGAAGAAGTTGGTGAGGATGTCACTACTGTAAAACCAGGTGACTTTGTTATCGCGCCTTTCACTCATGGTTGTGGGGAGTGTGATGCCTGCCGTGCAGGGTATGATGGGACTTGTGACCGCCATATCGGGACCAACTGGTCAGGTGGTGTCCAGGCTGAGTATATCCGTTTCCACTTTGCCAATTGGGCACTTGTGAAAATTCCAGGTCAACCATCAGATTACAGCGAAGGCATGCTTAAGTCACTTTTGACACTTGCTGATGTCATGCCGACCGGTTACCATGCAGCGCGTGTGGCTAATGTGCAAAAGGGTGATAAGGTGGTCGTTATCGGGGATGGTGCTGTTGGTCAATGTGCCGTGATTGCAGCTAAGATGCGTGGAGCTTCTCAAATTGTCCTTATGAGTCGCCACGAAGACCGTCAACAAATGGCCTTGGAGTCAGGCGCGACAGCAGTCGTAGCTGAACGTGGTGAAGAAGGCATTGCCAAGGTGCGAGAAATTCTCGGTGGTGGAGCAGATGCAGCTCTCGAATGTGTGGGTACTGAAGCAGCCGTCGACCAAGCTCTCGGTGTTCTCCATAATGGCGGGCGCATGGGATTTGTCGGTGTGCCTCACTACAATAACCGTGCCCTTGGTTCAACCTTTGCCCAAAATATTTCTGTGGCGGGTGGAGCAGCCTCAGTTACTACTTATGATAAACAAGTTTTGTTAAAAGCAGTTCTTGACGGTGATATTAATCCGGGTCGTGTCTTTACTAATAGCTACAGCTTGGATGAGATTAATCAGGCTTATAAAGATATGGATGAACGTAAGTCTATTAAGTCCATTATTGTGTTTGACTAA
- the hemH gene encoding ferrochelatase: MSKRAVLMMTFGSPEEITYEGVAEFFTNIRRGVRPEPHEIQTLYDHYLRIGGTPLQRITKKEVDLVASALGEQVTVYFANKFSRPFIIDAIKEMENDGIEECLCLILEPHYSYYSVMGYEKFLESDQIKFQIIKDWYREPSLLHYWADEIRKILDQIGDDSYKVIFSAHSVPVLALDFGDPYIDQIYDNSRLIAEILGLEEEQYTNTWQSESDIGIPWIKPDVLEYLRDESEHPNHYIFVPIAFISEHIEVLFDNDVECKELCQELGVAYHRPPMPNSDPRLIKALLSTIQSHIDGDYSDYQPQLETFDELEAPSSTSQILEEENDIQMPDFVKKLIAKKGRENVKMPFLVKKMLEKKYGKKYH; encoded by the coding sequence ATGAGTAAAAGAGCTGTATTGATGATGACTTTTGGGTCCCCAGAAGAGATTACCTATGAAGGAGTAGCAGAATTTTTCACAAATATACGACGTGGAGTTCGTCCCGAACCACATGAAATTCAGACCTTATATGACCATTACCTACGAATCGGTGGAACGCCGCTCCAAAGGATAACAAAGAAAGAAGTTGACTTGGTTGCTTCCGCTCTTGGAGAACAAGTGACGGTTTACTTTGCCAATAAATTTTCCCGACCTTTCATCATAGATGCGATTAAAGAGATGGAGAATGACGGAATTGAAGAATGTTTGTGTTTGATTCTAGAGCCCCATTATTCATACTATTCAGTCATGGGCTATGAAAAATTTTTAGAAAGTGATCAAATTAAGTTCCAAATTATCAAGGACTGGTACCGCGAACCTTCTCTACTTCACTATTGGGCTGATGAAATCCGAAAGATTTTAGATCAGATTGGAGACGACAGTTATAAGGTGATTTTTTCAGCCCACAGTGTCCCAGTTTTGGCACTAGATTTTGGTGACCCTTATATCGATCAGATTTATGACAATAGTCGCTTGATTGCGGAGATTTTAGGGCTTGAAGAGGAGCAGTACACCAATACTTGGCAGAGTGAGAGTGATATAGGTATTCCTTGGATTAAACCAGATGTTTTAGAATATCTGCGAGATGAGAGTGAACACCCGAACCACTATATTTTTGTTCCGATTGCCTTTATTAGTGAGCATATTGAGGTTCTTTTTGATAATGATGTGGAATGTAAGGAGCTTTGCCAAGAGCTAGGTGTAGCCTATCATAGACCTCCTATGCCAAATAGCGATCCTCGTTTAATCAAGGCACTTCTTTCGACAATTCAGTCTCATATAGACGGTGACTATAGTGACTATCAACCTCAGCTGGAGACCTTTGATGAGTTAGAAGCTCCATCAAGTACGAGTCAGATTTTGGAAGAAGAGAATGATATCCAAATGCCAGATTTTGTGAAGAAGTTAATTGCCAAGAAAGGCCGCGAAAATGTCAAAATGCCTTTCCTGGTCAAGAAAATGCTAGAAAAGAAGTATGGGAAAAAATATCATTAG